In a genomic window of Helianthus annuus cultivar XRQ/B chromosome 10, HanXRQr2.0-SUNRISE, whole genome shotgun sequence:
- the LOC110881999 gene encoding uncharacterized protein LOC110881999 translates to MVAHIWDLLTLKESLWVKWMHSYRIRGRSFWDIPMQSNITWTWRKLLSLRPMVQQHVWTKIGDGTSASMWFDKWDVICPLSSFITPRAIANAGFTLKTKVADVYRQGEWEWPDQWLTRYPILLNMQHIDLRNMNDKVVWRSSAGKELDYFAQNEVQWSSMVWFPQAIPRHSFFLWLLVNKKLKTQDVMARWCASGNINFNLMCCSLCSLGPDSHEHIFFECTYGSQVWNGVKDIAGLSSIANSWDMIFSHLVQVANSKIAMISKLVVSVAGYFVWQERNFRLFTSKKRSADRLVDIILATVWMKLHTMRFKRTSQVERILQDWSLPRGLIVEDDDCG, encoded by the coding sequence ATGGTTGCTCATATATGGGACCTTCTTACATTGAAGGAATCGTTGTGGGTCAAATGGATGCACTCTTACCGCATTAGGGGCCGCAGTTTTTGGGATATTCCGATGCAAAGTAACATAACTTGGACTTGGAGGAAGTTATTAAGTCTTCGGCCTATGGTTCAGCAACATGTTTGGACGAAGATTGGTGATGGTACGTCAGCTTCGATGTGGTTTGATAAATGGGATGTCATTTGTCCTTTGAGTTCGTTCATCACTCCGAGAGCTATAGCGAATGCGGGTTTCACACTCAAGACTAAGGTAGCGGATGTTTATCGGCAAGGGGAATGGGAATGGCCTGATCAATGGCTTACCCGATACCCGATTCTGCTTAACATGCAGCATATTGATCTGCGGAATATGAATGATAAGGTGGTCTGGAGATCTTCAGCTGGTAAGGAATTGGATTATTTCGCTCAGAATGAAGTTCAATGGTCGTCTATGGTCTGGTTTCCTCAAGCTATTCCACGACATTCGTTTTTCTTGTGGCTTTTGGTTAACAAGAAATTGAAGACACAGGATGTAATGGCTAGGTGGTGTGCGTCGGGCAACATAAATTTCAACTTGATGTGCTGTTCTTTGTGTTCGTTGGGGCCGGATTCTCATGAACATATTTTCTTTGAATGCACGTATGGATCTCAGGTTTGGAATGGAGTAAAAGATATAGCAGGATTATCTTCAATCGCTAACTCTTGGGATATGATCTTTAGTCATCTGGTTCAAGTGGCTAATTCTAAGATCGCCATGATCAGTAAGTTGGTTGTCAGTGTGGCAGGGTATTTTGTTTGGCAGGAAAGGAATTTCCGGTTATTTACGTCCAAAAAACGAAGTGCTGATCGGTTAGTTGATATTATTTTAGCTACAGTTTGGATGAAGCTTCACACGATGCGGTTTAAAAGAACCAGTCAAGTGGAGAGGATCCTACAAGATTGGAGTTTACCTCGAGGTTTAATTGTGGAAGATGATGATTGTGGCTAG